A region from the Mesotoga sp. Brook.08.105.5.1 genome encodes:
- a CDS encoding type IV toxin-antitoxin system AbiEi family antitoxin domain-containing protein, with protein sequence MRIDILDKLAKKGDVFTINDIANEFNIQRNVLWVMLSRLEKGGWIKRIERGKYLIIPLGREKDRYTVNEFLIGSLLVDPYAIAYWSALNHYGLTEQIPNTVFIETTSRKDIREKRIIGIRYKIVRIKEHKFFGIGKTWIDYDQINITDKEKTIVDCLDKPQYCGGIVEVAKAIKSGEYDKYRLVEYTKKINNTGVIRRLGYLCDYLDVDINLPAINTRNYLYLDPTMTHKGPKNSKWMLIVNLDEKILGDLE encoded by the coding sequence ATGAGAATAGACATTCTAGACAAATTAGCCAAGAAAGGTGATGTGTTTACCATAAACGATATTGCTAATGAGTTCAATATTCAGAGAAATGTCCTTTGGGTAATGCTTTCTAGGCTAGAAAAAGGAGGCTGGATAAAAAGAATAGAGAGAGGAAAGTATTTGATAATACCTTTGGGAAGAGAAAAGGACAGATATACTGTAAATGAATTCCTTATTGGTTCATTGCTTGTTGATCCATATGCGATAGCGTATTGGTCAGCTTTGAACCATTATGGATTAACTGAACAAATACCAAATACCGTATTCATTGAAACAACTTCAAGAAAGGACATACGGGAAAAGAGAATCATTGGTATTAGGTACAAGATAGTAAGAATAAAAGAACACAAGTTTTTCGGTATAGGAAAGACCTGGATCGATTACGATCAAATAAACATAACAGATAAAGAAAAAACAATAGTGGACTGTCTGGACAAACCGCAATACTGTGGTGGCATTGTAGAAGTGGCGAAAGCCATAAAAAGTGGAGAATATGATAAATATCGACTTGTTGAATACACAAAGAAAATCAATAATACTGGAGTCATAAGAAGATTGGGTTATTTGTGTGATTATCTAGATGTAGATATAAACCTACCCGCTATCAATACAAGGAACTATCTATATCTTGATCCAACAATGACACATAAAGGTCCAAAGAACTCAAAATGGATGCTCATAGTGAATCTGGATGAAAAAATCTTGGGAGATTTAGAATGA